CACGAGCGCGGCGGCCGCGCCGAGGAGCGGCACGAGCACGACGAGCGGGATGAGGGACTGGAAGATCGTCACCGGTCGTCCTCCTTCCCCTGCTCGGCGTTCCCCTGCTCGGCGCGCCTCGTGCGGAAGTCGCGGTCGTCGTCGTCGTCGGCCGAGTCGTCGATGGCCTCCTCCAGGTCGGAGCGGTTGTCGCGGAGCTTCCGGGCGGAGGCGATCGCGGCCTCGGCGTTGGTGCCGAACTCGGTGTCGTCGTCGTCGGGGACGGTCGGCTCCTCGCCGAGGCCCGTGCGGGGGCCGCGCATCGCGAGGTCGTCCTCGTCGTCCGTGACGACGTCGGCGTTCGCCAGGCGCCAGGAGCGGTAGATGAGGGCCATGAGGAAGGCGGAGACGCCGAAGGTGATCACGATGGCCGTGAGGATGAGCGCCTGCGGCAGCGGGTCGGCGTACTCCGACGGGTCGACGTCCGGGTCGTAGATGGGGGCGAGGCCCACGCGCCCGGACATGATGAGGATGAGGATGTTGGTGGCGTTGCCGACGAGCAGGAACCCGAGGAGCACGCGCGTCATGCTGCGTTCGAGCATGAGGTAGATGCCCGTCGCGTACAGCGAGGCCATGATCACGATGAGGGTGAGGGAGACGCTCATACGCGCACCCCCTGCTCGGTCTCCATGCCGTCCGCCTCCTGCTCGACCGTGCGGTCGCTCTCCTCCTGGCGGTCGACCTCGGCGCCGAGGCTCCGCAGGACATCGAGCGTCAGGCCGACGACTACGAGGTAGACGCCGACGTCGAAGAAGGTGCTGGTGACGAACTCGACGTGCCCCAGGAACGGGACCTCGGTGTCGATCCACGTGGAGGTCAGCGCGTCGGCGCCGATCACCAGCGGCAGCGCCGCCGTGCCGACCGCGAAGACGAGGCCCGTGCCGAGCACCCGTCCCGCGTCCACCGGGGCCGCGGCGCCGAGCTCGTAGCGCCCGCCGGCGAGGTAGCGCGCGACGAGGGCCATGCCCGCGAGGAGGCCGCCCGCGAAGCCGCCGCCCGGCAGGTTGTGGCCGGCGAACAGCAGGTAGACGGACACGACGATGAGGCTGTGGAAGAGGAGCCGGACCACGACCTCGAGGAGGATCGAGCGGTTCTGCGGCGCGAGCGTGCGGCCGGCGAGGAGCCAGGGGCTGCGCTCCTCGCGACGGGCGTCCTTGATGGCCTCGCGCGCGTCCATGCGCGGCCCGTCGAGGCCGTGCTCGACTTCGAGCGCAGCGCCGGCCGAGGCGTCCGACGGCGCGCGTCGCCCGGACAGCCGCGCGAGGAGGCTGCGTCGCGACGGCGCGGTGAGGCGCGGCAGGTTGTCCGTGCGGCGGTTGAGGAAGATGAGGCTCGCGACGCCCGTGGCCGCGACGATGAGCACCGAGATCTCGCCCATGGTGTCCCAGCCGCGGAGGTCCACGAGCGTGACGTTGACGACGTTGCTGCCATGGCCCTGCTCGTAGGCGAGGCGCGGGAACTCCAGGGAGATGGGATCCGCGACCCGGGCCCCGAGGGCGACGACCGCGACGGTGGACATGAGGGCCGCGACCGCGATCCCGATGGCCGCGCGCCACACCGGGTGCACCGAGCGGTTCCGCTCCCCCAGCCGCACGGGCAGGCGGCGGAGCACCAGGACGAAGGCGACCAGCGTGATCGTCTCGATGAGGACCTGGGTGAGCGCGAGGTCGGGCGCGCCGTGCAGGGCGAAGAGGGCGGCCATGCCGTAGCCGGTGACGCCCACGAGCACGACGGCCTGGAAGCGCTTGCCGGCGCGGGCGGCGGCCGCGGCGGCCACGATCATCACGACGCCGATCACGGGCTGCGCGGGGTGGTCGAAGGGCACGGCGGTGGTGGGCCACGAGCGGTTGAGCGCGAGCGCGGACCCCACCGAGCCGATGAGCACGAGCAGGATCACGCCGAGGTAGAACGGCAGCGAGCCGCGCTGCGTGGTGGCCGTGGTGCGCGCCGCGACCCGGTCGATGAGGCGCATGGACGCCCAGTAGATGCGGGCCGCGTCGATCCAGGCCGGGACCCGCGACTGCAGCGCGAAGACCCCCTCGCGGAGGCGGAACAGGGCGAGGCCGACGACGAGCGTGCCGGCGGAGATGAGCAGTGCGGGCTCCAGGCCGTGCCAGAGCGCGAGGTGGTACGTGTGGTCCGGCTCGCCCGAGGCCCCGGAGCTCACGGCCGGGAGGGTGTCGGCGTAGCCGGCGATCCAGCCGTCGACGCTCGACGCGAGGAACCCGAGCACGAGGCCGGCGGCGGCCAGCACGGCCGGCGGCACGAGGAAGTCGAGGTGCTCGTGCACGGGCTGGACCTCGTCCACGCCGCGCTTGCGGGCGAAGGCGCCCCACATGAAGCGGGCGCTGTAGGCGACGGTGAGGCACGAGCCGAGCGAGACGCCGACGAGCGCGACCCAGCCGAGTCCCCCGCCGAGCTCGGCGTCGAGGAGCAGAGCCGACAGCACGGCCTCCTTGGCCACGAAGCCGAGGAAGGGCGGCAGGCCCGCCATCGACGCGAGCGCCAGGGCCGTGATGACCGCGAGCACGGGCGCCTTCCGCCCGAGTCCGCTGATCTTGCGGAGGTCGCGCGTGCCCGCCCGGTGGTCCACGACGCCGACCACGAGGAAGAGCGTCGCCTTGAAGAGCGCGTGCGCGAGGAGGAGCGCGACGCCCGCGAGCGCGGCGTCGCGCGTGCCGTAGCCGACGACGACGGTCAGGAACCCGAGCTGGCTCACCGTCCCGTAGGCGAGGACGAGCTTCAGGTCCATCTGCTTGAGCGCGCGCCAGCCGCCCACGAGCATCGTCGCGACGCCGAGGGAGACGAGGAGCACGCGCCACCCGGGCACGTCCGCGTAGCCGGGCGCGAGGCGGGCGATGAGGTAGATGCCGGCCTTCACCATCGCTGCGGCGTGCAGGTACGCGCTCACCGGGGTCGGCGCGGCCATGGCGGCCGGCAGCCAGAAGTGGAAGGGGACGAGGGCGGACTTCGAGAGCGCGCCGAGGAGGACCAGGACGACCGCGACGGGGATGAGCGGGCCGCCGGGCGGGTCCGCCACGAGCGCGGCGAGGCTCGTCGTGCCGCCCGCCGCCGCGAGGATCACGAGGCCGACCAGCATCGCCAGCCCGCCCGCCGTCGTGACGAGGAGAGCCTGCAGCGCGGCGCCGCGGCTGGCCTTCCGACCCGTGTAGTGGCCGATCAGCAGGTACGAGAGGACGCTCGTGGCCTCCCAGAAGGTGAAGAGGACGAACACGTCGTCGGCGAGGACGAGGCCGTACATGACGCCCGCGAAGGCGAGCAGCAGGCCCGCGAACCGGCCGAGCCCCTCCTCGCTGGAGCGGAAGTAGCGCGCGCAGTAGAGGAGGACGAGGGCGCCGACGCCCGTGACGACGAGCGACAGGATCCAGGACAGGGCGTCCATGCGCATGTCGAGGGTGATGCCGAGCGACGGGATCCACTCGAGGCGCTCGACGACCTCGCCGTCGGGCAGCACGGCCGGCCCCTGCGCGACCGTGTACGCGAAGGCCGCGGCGGGCACGAGGGCGGCGACCACGAACGCGCGGACGCCCATGACCCGGGCGAGGAGCGGGAGGACGACGGAGGCGACCAGGAACACCGCGAGGAGGACGATCACGTGCGGTCTCCTCTCGCGAGTCGGCTATCCCCCCAGTCTACCTGGGCCCTCCCTGAGAGGTCCGGGCGGGGCGTCGGGTTCAGTCCGGGCGGACGACCGGCTCGGCGCGGAGGTCCGCGAGCACCTGCAGCACGCGGGCGACGTCGTGCGGTCCGTCGACGCGGAAGTCGGCCGCCGTCGCGCCCGACCCGCTCTTGAGGCCGAGGTCGCCGGCCTGGAGCGCGGCGAACGCGTCCTCGTCGGTGACGTCGTCGCCCGCGTAGAAGACCGCAGTCGCCTCGGCGTACCGGCGCAGGTGCTCGACCGCCTCGCCCTTGGTGGCCTGGCGGATGCTGAACTCGAGCACGTCCTTGCCCGAGCGCACCTTGAGGCCGTCGACCTCCGCGTGCGCCTCCTGCGTCGCGACGAGGTGCGCGATGCGGCTGTGCTTCTCGGTGGCGAGGCGCGTGTGCAGGGCGAAGCCCGCGGGCTTCTCCTCGATCCAGACCTCGTCGAGCGAGTCGGCGACCTGGCCGAGCACGTCGGAGAGGACCCCGCGCTGCGCGAGCTCGCCCTCGTCGAGCACGAGCTCGACGTCGTCGCTGTCGAGGCGGATCTCCACGCCGTGCGATCCGACGAGCAGCACCTCGTCCGGCAGGTCGGCCACGGCCTCGAGGCTCCGGAGCGCCCGGCCCGAGACCAGCGCGACGCGCGTCTCCGGCAGGGCCAGCAGCGCGAGCACGGCCGCGCGGGCCTCGGGGACCGCGCGCGCCTTCTCGGGGTCGTCGACCTCGGGCGCGAGCGTGCCGTCGAAGTCGAGCGCCACCAGCAGGCGCGGGGTGCGCGCGAGCTCGGTGAGCGCCTCGAACAGCCGCCCCGGGAAGCCGCGGCCGCCCTTCGCCTGGATGTCGGTGGTGAGCTCGGCCACGCGGTCTACCAGCCCTCGTCCATGAGCGGCTCGACGACCTCTTCGTCGGGCCCCTCGTGGATCGAGGCGGCGTGCGTGCGGCCGAGGTCGGCGAGGAACGCGCTCGACCAGGCCGCGACGTCGTTCTCGAAGACGCGCTTGCGGAGCGAGCGCATGCGCTTGCGCTGCTCGGCCCTCGGCATCTCGATGGCGCGGAGGATCGCCTCCTTGAGGCCCTCGATGTCGTGCGGGTTGACGAGGAGCGCGGCCTTCAGCTCGTCCGCGGCGCCCGCGAACTCGCTCAGCACGAGCACGCCCTCGTTCGAGTGCTTCGTGGCGACGTACTCCTTGGCGACCAGGTTCATGCCGTCGCGGAGGGCGGTGACGAGCATCACGTCGGCCGCGAGGCACAGCGCGACCATCTCCTCCTTCGGGTACCCGTGGTGCAGGTAGCTGATGGCGGTGTGGCTGATGGAGCCGTAGTCGCCGTTGATGCGGCCGACCGTGAGCTCGATCTCGTCCCGCAGCTGGCGGTACGTCTCGACGCGCTCCCGGCTGGGGCTCGCGACCTGCACGAGCGTCGCGTCCTCCACCTTCACGCGGCCCTCGGCGAGGAGCTCGCCGAACGCCTTCAGACGGTGGCCGATGCCCTTCGTGTAGTCGAGCCGGTCGACCCCCAGGAGGATCGTCTCCGGGTCGCCGAGGTCGGCGCGGATCTGGCGGGCGCGCTCCTGGACGGCCGGGTCCTTGGCCATCTCCTCGTAGCTGCGCGCGTCGATGGAGATCGGGTAGTGCTTGGCCACGACCGGGCGCGTGCGGAGCTCGCGCACGGGCTTCGACGGCTTGGTGCCGGGGACGGTGAGCGCGATGCCGCCGCGCACGGGCACGTCGACGGTGGTCCCGCGCGTCGTGTACCCGAAGAGCCGGCGGACGGCGCGCGTGAAGTTGCCGGCGTCGGCGACCCGCTGGAAGCCGATGACGTCGGCGCCGAGGAGGCCCTCGATGATCTGCGTGCGCCACGGCAGCTGCGAGTAGATGCCGTAGGGCGGGAACGGGATGTGGTTGAAGAAGCCGATGGTGAGGTCGGGCCGCTGCTCGCGGAGCATCTTCGGCACGAGCTGCAGCTGGTAGTCCTGTACCCAGACGGTGGCGCCGGGAGCCGCGGCCTTCGCGGCCGCGTCGGCGAACCGCTGGTTGACCTTGACGTAGGTGTCCCACCACTCCCGGTGGTAGCTCGGCTGCGCGATGACGTCGTGGTAGAGCGGCCACAGCGTGTCGTTCGAGAAGCCCTCGTAGTACTCGGCGAGGTCCTGCTCGCTGAGCGTGACGGGGATGATCGAGATGCCGTCGTCGACGAAGGGCTCGACGTCGTGGTCGGCGATGCCCGGCCAGCCGACCCACGCGCCCTCGTTGGCGCGCATGACGGGCTCGAGGGCCGTGACCAGGCCGCCCGGCGAGTGCCGCCAGGAGGTGGAGCCGTCGGCGGCGACCACGCGGTCGACGGGGAGGCGGTTGGAGACGACGACCAGGTCGTAGGCGCCGGGCTCGACGTCGGGGACGCCGCTCGCGTCGGCGGTCGTCGGCTCGGTCGCGGAGGGCGTGGATGAGGGTGGCGGAGTCACGGTTCCCGTCTCGGTTGCGCAGAGCTCTGTCGTACCTGCTCGGTGGGTCGAGGCTACCAGTCCGCCGGTGCCGCGACCGGGGGCGGCGGGACCCCCGGCGTCACATGCGGAGGACGGCCCGCGCCGCGTCGTGCAGCGCGTCGCCGTAGGACGGGCCGTGCGACGCGGCGTGCACGGCGAGCGGATGCAGCTGGTGAAGCGGCACGCGGACCTGCCAGCCGGGCGCGAGGGAGCCGGTCTCCGCGTAGGCGCCGAGGATCAGGTCGAGGCCCGGGCAGCCGAAGAGCGCGAGCATGGCGAGGTCGGTCTCCCGGTGGCCGCCGTGCGCGGCCGGGTCGATGAGGACCGCCCCGTCGGCCGTCCACTGCACGTTGCCGGACCACAGGTCGCCGTGGATCCGCGCGGGCGGCGCGTCGTCGTCGAACCGGCCGTCGGCGGCGGCCGCGCACGCGCGCTCCACGTCGGCGGCCTGCGCGGGCGTCGCGTGGCCGGCGTCGACCGCCCGGCGCAGGTACGGCAGCACGCGCTCGCGGGCGTACCAGGCACCCCACCCCTCTTCCGGGTCGCCGTCGCCCGCGCCCCGGACCGACAGCGGCTGCCGCCCGATGAACGCGGGTCCGTCGAGGCCGGCGGGCGGGGATCCGAACGCGGGAGCGCCGGCGGCGTGCGTCGCGGCGAGCGCCGTGCCGAACGCCCGGGCCGCCTCGCGCGTGGGCCGCGCGGGGACCAGGCGCTCGAGGTCGATGCGGCCGGGCGCGACCGCGCGCACGCGGACCACGCGCGCTCCCCCGGCCAGCTCCGCCTCGGCCAGCCAGGCGAGGCCCGCGGCCTCGGCCTCGAAGAACCCGCGCGGGGCGTCCGCGCGCTCCTTCCGGTACGCATCCCCGCCGTCGTGCCCGCCCGATGCCGCAGCCGTCATGCCCGTGCCCCTCCCGTCGCGGTCGGCGCGCCGCCGTCCCGTCGCCTCCACCCTGCCTCCCCGCGGCCGGGCCGCTGTCCGCGTCGCGCATCCGACACGCGCCGGACCGCCCGCGTACCCCGTGCGCTCAGCGGCGCCGGGTACGCTCGCCGACGTGATCCGTGTCGGAATGAGCACGACCTGCGTATACCCCCAGCCCGTCGCCGCCGCCTTCTCCATGGCGAGGCGCGCGGGCTTCGACGGCGTCGAGATCATGGTGACGAACGACGAGGTCACCCAGGACGCCGCGGCCCTCCGCGCGCTGTCGGAGGAGCACGGGCTGCCGATCCTCTCCATCCACGCGCCGGTCCTGCTGCTCACGCACTTCGTGTGGGGGCGGGATCCGCAGGTGAAGCTGGAGAGGTCCGCCGAGCTCGCGCACGCGGTCGGCGCGCCCGCCGTCGTCGTCCACCCGCCGTTCCGCTGGCAGGCCGGGTACGCCGAGTCGTTCCTCGACATCGTGCGCTCCATCCAGACGTCGACCGGCGTCGAGATCGCCGTCGAGAACATGTTCCCGTGGCAGGTCGCCGGACGCAGCATGAAGGCGTACGCGCCCGGCTGGGATCCCACCGCCATGGACTGCGACGCCACGACGCTCGACTTCTCCCACGCCTCGCTCTCCGGCCAGGACGCCCTCGAGATGGCCAAGGCCCTCGGCCCGCGCCTGCGCCACGTGCACCTGTGCGACGGATCCGGCTCGCAGGACGACGGCCGCGTCTTCGACGAGCACCTCCTCCCGGGCCGCGGCACGCAGCCCGTCGCGGAGACGCTCCGCTGGCTCGCCGAGCAGGGCTGGCAGGGGGGCGTCGTCGCCGAGGTCAACACCCGCAAGGCCAAGACCGAGGAGCAGCGGCTCGCCATGCTCATCGAGACCCGCGAGTTCGCGCAGCGGCAGCTCCGGCTCGACACCGCGCCGGAGAGGACGCCCGTGGCGCCGCCCGCGGTCTCCGGGTACCAGCGGCTCCGGACGGCTCTGCGTCGCGAGCGGTGACCCGCGCCCCAGGCGCACGCGGTTGGATGGGCGGAGGGGAACGCCCCCGCACATGATCGACGTCGCGCGAGGCCCCGCCCGCCCGGCGTCGGGACCGGAGACACCATGAGCACCACCGTGCACCTCGAGATCCAGGTCGACGGGAGCCGCCTCGGCGACGTCGCCGACGTCCTCGCCGAGACCCTGCAGGCCACCCGCGCCTTCGCGGGCAACGAGGGCCTCGAGGTCCTCGTCGACGACGCCGACCCCGCCCGCATGATCGTCGTCGAGCAGTGGGCGTCCACCGCCGACCACGACGCCTACGTCGCCTGGCGCGCCACCCCGGAGGGCGCGGCGCGCCTCGGCGAGGTGCTCGCGGCACCGCCCGTGACCCGCGTCTTCAGCGGCCGCATCGCGCTCGCGCTGTAGCGCGCCGCCGGACGCACGACGAGGGCCGCCCGGATCACCGGGCGGCCCTCGTCGTCGATGCGGTCGTCCCGCGGGTCACACGGCGACGGCCACCGACGACGGCGCCGCGCCGGGCACCAGCCCGAGGCTCCGCGCCCGGCGCGAGCGACGGGTCACGAGGTACGACACCGCGAGGCTCAGCAGCAGGAACACCGCGAGGACTCCCGCCGACCCCCAGGCGACGCCCGGGGCGCCGCCCGCGATGATCGCCTGCATGCCCGCGACCGCGTGGGTCAGCGGCAGGAACGGGCTGATGGCCTGGAACGGCCCGGCCACCAGCTGGAGCGGGATCACGCCGCCCATGGCCGCCGCCTGCAGGGCCAGCAGGATCAGCGACACCACGAGGCCCGTGCGCCCGAGCGCCTGCCGGAGCAGGTAGTGGATCGCCGTGAAGGCCGCCGCGGTCACCGCCGCGAAGCCGAGGGTGGCGGGCAGCAGCGCGAGCGACAGCCCGAGCGCCGCGTGCACCAGCGCGACGAGGAGCACGACCTGCGCGAGGGCGATCAGGCCGGCGCGCGCGAGCACGCGGCCCATCACGCGGCCCGTCGCGGCCGAGGACGCGAGCAGCCGGCGCGCGGCCGGACGCAGTACGAGGAACGTCGCGAAGGCGCCGAGCCACAGGCCGACGGGCACGAAGATCGCCGCGACGGCGTCGCCCGGACTGCCGATCTCGTTCTCGCGCTCGACCGTGAGGCCGACCGGGTCGGCGACGACGCCCGAGGCGGAGGAGGCCTGGTCGGCGTCGAGCGACGGGATCTGCTCCGCCCCCTGCGTGAGGCCGGTGCCGAGCTCGGTCGCGCCCGAGGAGAGCGCGTCGGCGCCCGTGGCGAGGTCGCCCGCGCCGGTGGCCGCGCCGGTCGCGCCGGCGCGGAGCTGGCCGAGGCCGTCGCCCAGCTGGCGCGCGCCGGAGACGAGGGCGCCGCCGTTCGCCGCGAGCTGCGACGCGCCGGACGCGCTCTGGCCGATGCCCTGCTGCACGCCCTGGATCCCGGCCGCGGCCTGCGTCGCGAGGGTCCTGCCCTGCGCGGCGTACTGGTCGAGGCCCTGCTCGAGCGGCTGGAGCTGCGCGGCGAGCGGCGCGGTCTGCGGGTCGGCGGCGAGCTGCTGCCGGATCCCCGCGACCTGCTGGGCGATCTGCCCGGCCCCGCCCGCGTACTGCCCGACCCCGTCGGACACCTGCGACAGCCCGGCGGCCCCCTCCTGCAGCCGGTCGAGCCCGGAGGAGAGCTGCCCGACGCCGCCCGTGTACGTGCCGAGGCCGTCGGCGAGCTGCGACGCGCCCTGCTCGGACTGGCCGAGGCCGTCGCCGAGCTGCGTGATCCCGTCGCCGAGCTGCGTCGCGCCTGAGGAGAGCTGGGTCGCGCCGTCGGCGAGCTGGTCGGCGCCCGCGCCGGCATCGGTGAGCGAGCCCTTGAGGCTGCCGAAGGTCGTGTAGATGCCGGAGACGAACTGGGACGTGATCGCGTTGCCGAAGACGCTCGTCATGCCGACGCCCACGGCCTGCGTCGCCGCGCCCGTCAGGTAGCCGTGCGCGTCGTCGGTCTCCACGGTGATCTGCGCCCGCTCGGGCGCGTCCGTCGACAGCGACACGATCGACGCGGAGAAGTCCTCCGGCACGGTCAGCACCGCGTAGACCTCGCCGTCGTCGAGCATGCGCCGCGCCTCGTCCGCGTTCGTGATGGTCCAGTCGAAGGCCTGGTTGTCGTCGGAGGTCAGCTGCGTGACGAGCAGGCGGCCGGCGAGGACGGGCGACTCGGTGCCGTCCGGCGCCGTCTGCTGGACCATCTCGTCCTGGTTGACGATGGCGGCCGGCACCCGCTCGACGCCCGTCGCGACGTCGGAGAGGGAGCCGATGAAGAGGCCGGCGACCGCGAGGGGCACGATCGCCACGAGGGCGACGGCGAGCCGGCGGCGTACGGAGCGGGTGGTCATCGGCGGGTCTCCTTGCCGGTCGTCATGGGCTGGTCGGTGTCGGTGTCGGGGGCGGCGTCGTCCGCGCCGAGGCGGAGGCGCACGGTGGGGCGGCCCGGGATCCCGTGGTCGTCCGGGAACCACGGCGCGCCCAGCAGGACGGTCGTGCTCTCGTGGACGAGCGCGGGCAGGGCCCGGAGGAACGCCCGCTCGGCGGCGGCGTCCGGGAACGGGTCCACCACGTCGAGCACGAGCACGGGGGCCCGGCCGGACGCGGCGACCGCGGTGAGGGCGATGGCGCGCTCCAGCGGCAGGAGCGATCCGACGGGGTCGTCGGCGTCGATGCGCCGCGCTCCCGCCGCGTCGGCCGCCGCGTCGATGCGCGCGAGCCACTCGGCCTGCCGCGCGCGGGCGCCGCGACGGCGGCCCATCGGCTCCGACAGGTCGATGCGCTCGGCGAGGAGGTCCCCCACCGTGACGCCGGAGTCGACGCGGTCGACGCGGCCGAGGTCGGCCATCGCGACGCTCGTGAGGACGCGGCCGGCCTCGGAGGCGAGCGGGTGGCCGGCGACGTGCGCGCGGCCGGACAGCGGCGCGAGCCGGGCCCCGAGCGTGGCGCCGAGGAGCCGGCGGTCGGCGACGTCGCCCTCCACGAGCACGAGGGATCCGGCCGGCGCGACGAGGTCGACCGGCGCGAGCCGGCGCCCGGGCACGCCGACGACGAGCCGCTCGGCCGCGACGGCGGTGCCCGACGCGCGCGCCCAGTCGACGTCGTCCTGGTGCTCGCGGAGGCCCTCGCCCTCGATGTCGACGTCGGGGAGGATCCGGTCGAGCCAGCGCGGGATCCACCACGCGCGCTTCCCGAGCAGCGCCATGGCGGCGGGCACGAGGGTCATGCGCACGAGGAACGCGTCGAAGAAGATGCCGACGGCGAGCCCGAGCGCGATGGTCTTGATCACGCCCGCGCCCTCGGGCACGAAGGCCGCGAAGACGAAGAACATGATGAGCGCGGCCGCCGTGACCACGCGGGCGGCGCCCGAGAAGCCCGTGACGATGGCGCGCCGCGCGTCGCCGTGGTGCACGAAGTCCTCGCGCATGCCCGAGACGAGGAAGACCTCGTAGTCCATGGCGAGCCCGAACAGGATCGCCATGAGCAGGATCGGCATGAAGCTGAGGATGGGGCCGGGCGTCACGCCGAGGACGTCCGCGAACAGGCCGTCCTGGAAGATCAGGACGACCGTCCCGAACGAGACGATGACGCTCAGCAGGAAGCCGACCGCGGCCTTCACCGGGACGAAGACCGACCGGAACACGATCATCAGCAGGATGATCGACAGCCCCACGACCACGACGCCGAACGGCACGAGGGCCTGGTCGAGCCGCTGCGAGATGTCGTTCTGCACGGCGGTCGTGCCCGTGACGGAGACGCGCGTGTCGTAGCGGTCGTCCAGGCCCGGCGCGAGGTCGCGGATCGACTGCATGAGGGCCGTGGTCGCCGCCGACTCGGGCGGGCTGTCCGGCACGACCTGGATGATCGCGGTGTCCACGGAGGGGTTCGGCGTGCCGGCGCCCACGAACGCGACGTCGTCGAGCCCGCGGATCTCGTCCCCGATGTCCCCCAGCACCCCGATCGGGTCAGTGGTCTGCGTGATGTCGACGAGGACGACGAGCGGGCCGTTGTGGGCCGGGGCCGAACGCGTCCGAGACGGTGTCGTACGCGACGCGGCTGGTGGATCCCTCGGGGTCGGTCGCGCCGCTCGGCAGCCCGAGCTGCAGCTGCGAGGCGGGCACGGCGAGCAGCCCGGCGATGCCGATGACGATCACGACGGGGATGATCGGCACCTTCGTGACGATCGCGACCCAGCGCGCCCCGAGGGTCCGCTGCGTCCCGGCGGCCTGCG
The nucleotide sequence above comes from Clavibacter sp. B3I6. Encoded proteins:
- the otsB gene encoding trehalose-phosphatase, which produces MAELTTDIQAKGGRGFPGRLFEALTELARTPRLLVALDFDGTLAPEVDDPEKARAVPEARAAVLALLALPETRVALVSGRALRSLEAVADLPDEVLLVGSHGVEIRLDSDDVELVLDEGELAQRGVLSDVLGQVADSLDEVWIEEKPAGFALHTRLATEKHSRIAHLVATQEAHAEVDGLKVRSGKDVLEFSIRQATKGEAVEHLRRYAEATAVFYAGDDVTDEDAFAALQAGDLGLKSGSGATAADFRVDGPHDVARVLQVLADLRAEPVVRPD
- a CDS encoding fructosamine kinase family protein; the encoded protein is MTAAASGGHDGGDAYRKERADAPRGFFEAEAAGLAWLAEAELAGGARVVRVRAVAPGRIDLERLVPARPTREAARAFGTALAATHAAGAPAFGSPPAGLDGPAFIGRQPLSVRGAGDGDPEEGWGAWYARERVLPYLRRAVDAGHATPAQAADVERACAAAADGRFDDDAPPARIHGDLWSGNVQWTADGAVLIDPAAHGGHRETDLAMLALFGCPGLDLILGAYAETGSLAPGWQVRVPLHQLHPLAVHAASHGPSYGDALHDAARAVLRM
- a CDS encoding trehalose-6-phosphate synthase, translated to MTPPPSSTPSATEPTTADASGVPDVEPGAYDLVVVSNRLPVDRVVAADGSTSWRHSPGGLVTALEPVMRANEGAWVGWPGIADHDVEPFVDDGISIIPVTLSEQDLAEYYEGFSNDTLWPLYHDVIAQPSYHREWWDTYVKVNQRFADAAAKAAAPGATVWVQDYQLQLVPKMLREQRPDLTIGFFNHIPFPPYGIYSQLPWRTQIIEGLLGADVIGFQRVADAGNFTRAVRRLFGYTTRGTTVDVPVRGGIALTVPGTKPSKPVRELRTRPVVAKHYPISIDARSYEEMAKDPAVQERARQIRADLGDPETILLGVDRLDYTKGIGHRLKAFGELLAEGRVKVEDATLVQVASPSRERVETYRQLRDEIELTVGRINGDYGSISHTAISYLHHGYPKEEMVALCLAADVMLVTALRDGMNLVAKEYVATKHSNEGVLVLSEFAGAADELKAALLVNPHDIEGLKEAILRAIEMPRAEQRKRMRSLRKRVFENDVAAWSSAFLADLGRTHAASIHEGPDEEVVEPLMDEGW
- a CDS encoding Na(+)/H(+) antiporter subunit C; translated protein: MSVSLTLIVIMASLYATGIYLMLERSMTRVLLGFLLVGNATNILILIMSGRVGLAPIYDPDVDPSEYADPLPQALILTAIVITFGVSAFLMALIYRSWRLANADVVTDDEDDLAMRGPRTGLGEEPTVPDDDDTEFGTNAEAAIASARKLRDNRSDLEEAIDDSADDDDDRDFRTRRAEQGNAEQGKEDDR
- a CDS encoding putative quinol monooxygenase, which encodes MSTTVHLEIQVDGSRLGDVADVLAETLQATRAFAGNEGLEVLVDDADPARMIVVEQWASTADHDAYVAWRATPEGAARLGEVLAAPPVTRVFSGRIALAL
- a CDS encoding Na+/H+ antiporter subunit A; this translates as MIVLLAVFLVASVVLPLLARVMGVRAFVVAALVPAAAFAYTVAQGPAVLPDGEVVERLEWIPSLGITLDMRMDALSWILSLVVTGVGALVLLYCARYFRSSEEGLGRFAGLLLAFAGVMYGLVLADDVFVLFTFWEATSVLSYLLIGHYTGRKASRGAALQALLVTTAGGLAMLVGLVILAAAGGTTSLAALVADPPGGPLIPVAVVLVLLGALSKSALVPFHFWLPAAMAAPTPVSAYLHAAAMVKAGIYLIARLAPGYADVPGWRVLLVSLGVATMLVGGWRALKQMDLKLVLAYGTVSQLGFLTVVVGYGTRDAALAGVALLLAHALFKATLFLVVGVVDHRAGTRDLRKISGLGRKAPVLAVITALALASMAGLPPFLGFVAKEAVLSALLLDAELGGGLGWVALVGVSLGSCLTVAYSARFMWGAFARKRGVDEVQPVHEHLDFLVPPAVLAAAGLVLGFLASSVDGWIAGYADTLPAVSSGASGEPDHTYHLALWHGLEPALLISAGTLVVGLALFRLREGVFALQSRVPAWIDAARIYWASMRLIDRVAARTTATTQRGSLPFYLGVILLVLIGSVGSALALNRSWPTTAVPFDHPAQPVIGVVMIVAAAAAARAGKRFQAVVLVGVTGYGMAALFALHGAPDLALTQVLIETITLVAFVLVLRRLPVRLGERNRSVHPVWRAAIGIAVAALMSTVAVVALGARVADPISLEFPRLAYEQGHGSNVVNVTLVDLRGWDTMGEISVLIVAATGVASLIFLNRRTDNLPRLTAPSRRSLLARLSGRRAPSDASAGAALEVEHGLDGPRMDAREAIKDARREERSPWLLAGRTLAPQNRSILLEVVVRLLFHSLIVVSVYLLFAGHNLPGGGFAGGLLAGMALVARYLAGGRYELGAAAPVDAGRVLGTGLVFAVGTAALPLVIGADALTSTWIDTEVPFLGHVEFVTSTFFDVGVYLVVVGLTLDVLRSLGAEVDRQEESDRTVEQEADGMETEQGVRV
- a CDS encoding sugar phosphate isomerase/epimerase — translated: MIRVGMSTTCVYPQPVAAAFSMARRAGFDGVEIMVTNDEVTQDAAALRALSEEHGLPILSIHAPVLLLTHFVWGRDPQVKLERSAELAHAVGAPAVVVHPPFRWQAGYAESFLDIVRSIQTSTGVEIAVENMFPWQVAGRSMKAYAPGWDPTAMDCDATTLDFSHASLSGQDALEMAKALGPRLRHVHLCDGSGSQDDGRVFDEHLLPGRGTQPVAETLRWLAEQGWQGGVVAEVNTRKAKTEEQRLAMLIETREFAQRQLRLDTAPERTPVAPPAVSGYQRLRTALRRER